One Vitis riparia cultivar Riparia Gloire de Montpellier isolate 1030 unplaced genomic scaffold, EGFV_Vit.rip_1.0 scaffold714_pilon_pilon, whole genome shotgun sequence genomic region harbors:
- the LOC117910341 gene encoding receptor-like protein EIX1: protein MRNSRPIILFPLLCFLSSTISILCEPNTLVCNEKEKHALLRFKKALSDPGNRLSSWSVNQDCCRWEAVRCNNVTGRVVELHLGNPYDGFDLEFYRKFKLGGEISPALLELEFLSYLNLSWNDFGGIPIPSFLGSMGSLRYLDLSYAGFGGLVPHQLGNLSTLRHLDLGDNSGLLYVENLGWISHLAFLKYLGMNGVDLHREVHWLESVSMLPSLSELHLSECELDSNMTSSLGTISEVHFTALSKLKVLWISGTSLSFHVNSSIPTSGSGRGFLSGIVDTAPNWFWKFASYIVWIDLSNNQISGDLSQVVLKNTFIDLSSNCFSGRLPRLSPNVRILNIAKFILGTDFPFHVQKMNGRSKLEVLDVGLCGA, encoded by the exons ATGAGAAACTCCAGACCCATCATTTTGTTTCCCTTGCTTTGCTTTCTCTCCTCCACCATCTCAATCTTATGTGAGCCAAACACTTTGGTTTGCAATGAAAAAGAGAAACATGCCCTTCTAAGATTCAAGAAAGCTCTCTCTGATCCTGGCAACCGGCTCTCGTCTTGgtctgtcaatcaagattgttGTAGATGGGAAGCAGTTCGTTGCAACAACGTTACAGGGCGAGTGGTTGAGCTCCATCTCGGTAATCCATATGACGGGTTTGATTTAGAATTCTATAGAAAGTTCAAGTTGGGTGGTGAGATTAGCCCTGCTTTGCTTGAATTAGAATTTTTGAGTTACTTGAACTTGAGTTGGAATGATTTTGGAGGTATTCCAATTCCAAGTTTCCTGGGTTCCATGGGGAGTTTGAGATATCTTGACCTCTCCTATGCTGGATTTGGTGGACTAGTTCCTCATCAGCTTGGAAATCTCTCGACTCTTCGTCACCTGGATCTGGGAGATAACAGTGGGCTGCTGTACGTTGAGAATCTTGGTTGGATTTCTCATCTTGCTTTTTTGAAGTACCTAGGCATGAATGGGGTCGACCTTCACAGGGAAGTCCATTGGCTTGAATCCGTGTCTATGCTCCCTTCTCTTTCAGAGCTGCACTTGTCCGAATGTGAACTTGATAGCAATATGACTTCATCTCTGG GGACCATATCAGAAGTGCATTTTACAGCACTCTCAAAATTGAAGGTCTTATGGATATCTGGAACATCTTTATCTTTCCATGTGAACTCCTCCATTCCAACTAGTGGATCTGGACGCGGATTCCT GTCTGGAATTGTGGACACAGCTCCAAACTGGTTCTGGAAGTTTGCTTCATACATCGTTTGGATCGATCTCTCTAACAACCAGATATCTGGGGACTTATCCCAAGTTGTACTAAAAAATACCTTCATTGATTTGAGTTCTAATTGCTTCTCAGGTCGGTTGCCACGTCTGTCTCCGAATGTTCGTATTTTGAATATTGCTAAATTCATTCTCGGGACAGATTTCCCCTTTCATGTCCAAAAGATGAATGGAAGAAGTAAATTGGAGGTCCTTgatgttgggctttgtggagcctag